One window of Medicago truncatula cultivar Jemalong A17 chromosome 2, MtrunA17r5.0-ANR, whole genome shotgun sequence genomic DNA carries:
- the LOC25487705 gene encoding receptor-like protein kinase HSL1 gives MVELLFIMLLFLFLSLISPTLSLNQEGLFLLQAKLHLSDPSNTLSNWNPNDSSPCNWTGILCNNLTNSVTSINLPNSDLSGSFPVSLCRLPHLSHLSLPNNNLNSTLPTTISTCTTLRHLDLSLNLFAGNIPHTLSDLPLQELNLSFNNFSGNIPQTFSNFQQLQTISLVNNLFTGTIPSSLSNVSSLKHLHLAYNNFLSGTIPSSLGNLTNLETLWLAGCNLVGPIPNSFRKLVHLNNLDLSRNMLNGAIPELVIASLTSIVQLELYTNSFSGELPRVGISNLTRLERFDASDNELTGTIPDELCRLKNLGSLGLYYNRLEGSLPESLASSESLYELLLFNNTLSGKLPSGLGSNSRLQLIDVSFNHFSGEIPAGLCRQGRLEELLLIHNLFSGEIPAGLGNCLSLTRVRLGNNNLSGVVPSGFWGLPHVYLLELVENSLSGPISNAISGASNLSILLISGNRFNGSIPDSIGSLSNLGEFVASSNSLTGPIPTGMVKLSQLNRLVLRDNQFSGEIPHGIGDWKKLNDLDLANNRFVGNIPSELGTLPALNFLDLSGNLLSGEIPMELQNLKLDFFNLSKNQLSGEIPPLYASENYRESFTGNTGLCGDISGLCPNLGEKSKNRSYVWVFRFIFVLTGAVLIVGLTWFYFKFRNFKKMKKGFSMSKWRSFHKLGFSEFEIVKLMSEDNVIGSGSSGKVYKVVLSNGEAVAVKKLWGAATKMESGNVKDREKDEFEVEVETLGKIRHKNIVRLWCCYSSGDSKLLVYEYMPNGSLDDLLHSSKKNLLDWPTRLKIAVDAAEGLSYLHHDCVVPIVHRDVKSSNILLDGEFGAKIADFGVAKFVRSVSKGTEEPMSMIAGSCGYIAPEYGYTLRVNEKSDIYSFGVVILELVTGKHPIDQEYGEKDLVKWVSSKLNEDGQDQVIDLNLDSKYKEEISKVLKVGLLCTSSLPINRPSMRRVVNMLQEVTAVAKFRSGKFSPYYQEVVSNNDHLEA, from the exons ATGGTTGAACTATTATTCATCATGctcctctttctcttcctcTCCCTAATCTCTCCCACACTCTCTCTCAACCAAGAAGGTCTCTTCCTCCTCCAAGCCAAACTCCATCTCTCTGATCCCTCCAACACTCTCTCCAACTGGAACCCTAACGACTCATCTCCGTGCAACTGGACCGGCATCCTTTGCAACAATCTCACCAACTCCGTCACCTCCATCAACCTCCCTAACTCCGATCTCTCCGGTTCTTTCCCCGTTTCCCTCTGCCGTCTCCCTCATCTTTCCCATCTCTCTCTCCCTAACAATAACCTTAACTCCACTCTCCCCACTACCATCTCCACTTGCACCACTCTCCGCCATCTTGATCTCTCCCTCAACCTCTTCGCCGGCAATATCCCTCACACTCTCTCCGACCTCCCTCTCCAAGAACTCAACCTCTCCTTCAACAACTTCTCCGGCAACATCCCACAAACCTTCAGCAACTTCCAACAACTCCAAACAATCTCTCTCGTTAACAACCTCTTTACTGGAACAATACCTTCCTCTCTAAGCAATGTTTCTTCTCTCAAACATCTTCATCTTGCTTACAACAACTTCCTCTCTGGAACAATACCTTCTTCACTCGGAAACCTCACGAACCTTGAAACTCTATGGCTTGCTGGTTGCAACCTTGTTGGTCCTATTCCAAATTCTTTTCGAAAACTCGTTCATCTGAATAATCTTGACTTGTCACGTAACATGCTGAACGGAGCTATACCGGAACTTGTTATAGCAAGTTTAACCAGCATTGTTCAACTTGAGCTTTACACAAACTCTTTCTCCGGCGAGCTACCACGTGTAGGAATATCAAATTTGACTCGGTTGGAAAGATTTGATGCTTCGGATAACGAGTTAACTGGGACTATTCCTGATGAGTTGTGTCGTTTGAAGAATCTGGGGTCTCTTGGTTTGTACTATAACCGACTCGAGGGTTCTCTGCCGGAGAGTTTAGCGTCGTCGGAGAGTTTATACGAGCTTCTTTTGTTCAACAACACGCTCTCAGGAAAGTTGCCAAGTGGTTTGGGAAGTAACTCAAGGCTGCAGTTGATTGATGTTTCGTTTAATCATTTTTCCGGTGAGATTCCGGCAGGTTTGTGTCGGCAGGGAAGGTTAGAGgagttgttgttgattcatAACTTGTTTTCCGGGGAAATTCCAGCGGGTCTTGGAAACTGTTTGAGCTTAACAAGAGTTAGGCTTGGCAACAATAATCTTTCTGGTGTTGTTCCTTCTGGTTTTTGGGGTTTGCCTCATGTGTATCTACTTGAGCTTGTTGAAAATTCACTTTCTGGGCCTATTTCAAATGCAATTTCAGGAGCAAGTAATCTTTCAATTTTGTTGATTTCAGGGAATAGGTTTAATGGGTCAATTCCTGATTCAATTGGGTCATTGTCTAATCTTGGAGAGTTTGTTGCTAGCAGTAATAGTCTTACCGGTCCAATTCCAACCGGTATGGTTAAATTAAGCCAGTTGAATAGGCTTGTTCTTAGGGATAATCAATTTTCTGGTGAGATTCCTCATGGTATTGGTGATTGGAAGAAGCTCAATGACCTTGATTTGGCTAATAATAGGTTTGTTGGTAATATTCCAAGTGAATTAGGAACCTTGCCAGCACTTAATTTTCTTGATCTTTCTGGTAATTTACTTTCCGGTGAAATTCCAATGGAGTTGCAGaatttgaagcttgatttctttaACCTGTCAAAAAATCAGCTTTCTGGTGAAATTCCCCCTCTTTATGCTAGTGAGAATTATAGGGAAAGTTTTACAGGAAATACCGGTCTCTGTGGCGATATCTCTGGATTGTGTCCAAATTTGGGTGAGAAGAGTAAGAATAGGAGCTATGTGTGGGTTTTCAGGTTCATATTTGTACTTACTGGTGCTGTGTTAATTGTTGGGCTGACATGGTTTTACTTCAAATTCCGGAACttcaagaagatgaagaaaggattCAGTATGTCGAAATGGAGGTCGTTTCATAAACTAGGCTTTAGCGAGTTTGAGATTGTTAAATTGATGAGTGAAGATAACGTGATAGGGAGCGGATCTTCTGGGAAGGTTTACAAAGTGGTGTTGAGTAATGGAGAGGCAGTGGCAGTGAAGAAATTATGGGGAGCAGCAACTAAGATGGAAAGTGGAAATGTCAAGGATCGCgaaaaggatgaatttgaagttgaagttgaaACATTGGGAAAGATTAGGCACAAGAATATTGTAAGGTTATGGTGCTGTTATAGCAGTGGAGATAGTAAACTCTTAGTTTATGAGTACATGCCAAATGGAAGTTTGGATGATTTGTTGCATAGTAGCAAGAAGAATTTGTTGGATTGGCCAACAAGACTTAAAATTGCTGTTGATGCTGCTGAGGGACTTTCTTATTTGCACCATGATTGTGTTGTTCCTATTGTTCATAGGGATGTAAAATCTAGTAATATATTGCTAGATGGAGAATTTGGTGCAAAGATTGCTGATTTTGGAGTTGCTAAATTTGTTAGAAGTGTTAGCAAAGGGACAGAAGAACCCATGTCTATGATTGCAGGATCTTGTGGTTACATTGCACCAG AATATGGTTATACTCTTAGGGTGAATGAAAAGAGTGACATTTATAGCTTTGGAGTAGTGATTTTGGAGTTGGTAACTGGAAAACACCCTATTGATCAAGAGTATGGAGAAAAAGATTTGGTAAAATGGGTTTCTTCCAAATTGAATGAGGATGGTCAAGATCAAGTGATTGATCTAAATCTTGATTCTAAATACAAGGAAGAAATAAGCAAAGTTCTCAAGGTAGGGCTTCTTTGCACAAGCTCTCTTCCCATAAACCGTCCTTCAATGCGCAGAGTGGTGAATATGCTGCAGGAAGTAACAGCAGTTGCCAAGTTCAGAAGTGGAAAATTCTCTCCTTACTATCAAGAAGTAGTCTCTAATAATGATCATTTAGAAGCATAG